From Carassius gibelio isolate Cgi1373 ecotype wild population from Czech Republic chromosome B23, carGib1.2-hapl.c, whole genome shotgun sequence, the proteins below share one genomic window:
- the LOC128011301 gene encoding amphoterin-induced protein 3-like, translating into MTSTSCVVLISLLVRLSGAICPQGCLCISDILNCGSSSLDRFPNPLPFTTSVLDLSHNRLTWLAAGSFYGLPRLHTLHMSHNRISLLSPGAFHNISSLRYLDLSSNKLQVVGKHHFQDLPALEVLLLYNNRLTRVESNTLMGLGSLRKVYFSLNQITDFPFFSIRKHSHPDLVTLDLSSNRLFRLPIDDIVVLPAAVQKGLFLHNNSLECDCSMYRMFWHWEQKGYPSVKDYKDVYKCLMYGEPQISINFLRSAHFFENCTIGKMISLISPKADRVVYEGEQVRLDCTGSLNAEDLSYSWIIPHQENISQLIHNGSLRLNQDGSLDILAAQSLDSGVYQCTAVDNSRMINESREVNLTVVAQRAMEEPFNTGYTTLLGCVVTLVLILMYLYLTPCRCGCCKPPPPSPGISNFGEDRCTLASIFAAPSTDRVKSKAQSDRHVVFLEPLVTGKNGHPKAACVVEQPTIEWDTENFIIRERKDC; encoded by the coding sequence ATGACTTCTACATCTTGTGTGGTTTTGATCTCACTCTTGGTTCGGCTCTCGGGGGCTATTTGTCCTCAAGGCTGCCTGTGCATCTCTGACATACTGAACTGTGGCTCCTCAAGTCTGGATAGATTCCCTAACCCGCTTCCATTCACAACTTCTGTCCTGGACCTCAGTCATAACAGACTAACATGGCTGGCAGCCGGCAGCTTCTACGGGCTCCCAAGGCTGCACACTTTGCATATGTCCCACAACCGCATCTCCTTGCTCAGCCCGGGAGCTTTCCATAACATCAGCAGTCTTCGATACCTGGACCTCTCTTCCAACAAATTGCAGGTGGTGGGCAAGCATCACTTCCAGGACCTGCCAGCCTTGGAGGTGCTGTTGCTGTACAACAATCGTCTAACCCGCGTGGAGAGCAACACCCTAATGGGGCTCGGCAGTCTGAGGAAGGTTTACTTCAGCCTCAACCAGATCACAGACTTCCCGTTCTTCTCGATTCGTAAGCACAGCCACCCCGACCTGGTTACACTGGACCTCTCCTCAAACCGCCTGTTCCGTTTGCCTATAGATGACATTGTAGTGTTGCCCGCTGCTGTGCAAAAAGGCCTGTTCCTGCACAACAACAGTCTGGAGTGCGATTGCTCTATGTACCGCATGTTTTGGCACTGGGAGCAGAAGGGATATCCAAGTGTGAAAGACTACAAGGATGTCTACAAGTGTCTGATGTACGGTGAGCCTCAAATCTCAATTAACTTTCTGCGCTCTGCACACTTCTTTGAGAACTGTACCATTGGGAAGATGATATCCCTGATATCTCCGAAGGCTGATAGAGTTGTTTACGAGGGTGAACAAGTGAGACTGGACTGCACCGGATCCCTAAACGCAGAAGACCTGTCTTACAGCTGGATCATTCCTCACCAAGAAAACATCTCTCAGCTGATCCACAACGGATCTCTACGTCTCAATCAAGATGGTAGCTTGGATATTCTAGCTGCCCAGTCCCTAGATTCGGGGGTCTACCAGTGCACTGCTGTGGATAACTCGAGGATGATCAATGAATCACGAGAAGTGAATTTAACGGTGGTAGCCCAGCGTGCCATGGAGGAGCCGTTCAACACAGGCTACACCACTCTTCTGGGATGTGTGGTGACCCTTGTCCTCATATTGATGTATCTGTATTTAACCCCATGTCGTTGTGGTTGCTGCAAACCTCCTCCTCCCTCTCCGGGGATCTCAAACTTTGGGGAAGACCGCTGCACTCTGGCCTCTATCTTTGCGGCTCCTTCAACCGATCGAGTCAAGAGCAAGGCTCAGTCCGACAGGCACGTGGTGTTCCTCGAGCCACTCGTGACAGGGAAAAATGGCCATCCGAAAGCTGCATGTGTTGTTGAACAGCCTACAATTGAATGGGACACAGAAAACTTCATAATTAGAGAAAGAAAGGACTGTTAG